TGGACGAGGGGCTCCCCCATGCTATCTACAGCATTGTTGACTTCCGACCAAAAAATTTGGTCAGCTTCAATTTTGGTGCACCATAAGGTTTAATGTactgattgttttttttttctttttcatttattggtAATTAAATGTTGGTCTTTTCTTTtcctagtgtttttttttattaaaaaaaaaaaatacctttcCGGTTTTGAGCGGCCATGTGGCTCAGCCAGGCAAAATACTCCCATTGCAAATAACAAGCGATATACTTTATATATGTGAATCTTAGACGGATAAACAGTGAGAGAAATGttataatctttattttttatttaattatttttaatcacgttggctagtatatcatattttatctgACTTTATTAGGATAAGaagtcaattaaaatatgaCATACTAGTCGTTAGATAAGTCTTTATTTGGTATTTTAATTTGTCGATAGCCTTGGACCAATCCACTTCCTCTTCAGTCTTCTGTATATCTCCCAGCATCCACAAGTCTGCTTCGAAATTGTGCTAAAATAGAGACCAGACCATGTAAACAGGACTCATTGAATTTAGGCAGACGAAATGAAATGGTTCTTATTCCTAATTAGTAAACAAGCCGCTGCATGGATCTTAATCATGCTAATTAGCCACAACCACTGGTCTGTGCTTATCATGATTCATGTAGCTTCGAGTGGATCTTCCTGAATGCTTCGAAAACCAGAAACAAGAGGATCGAGTCAAATGAGCTGAGGCAAGCATTCATTTAGTCGTGCATCTGTTCCAAATAATTGCTACTCTTTTACAGTTTTACCACAATTATCAAGAATATCCCAAGAGGGTCACCATAATAGTTGTAGTAAGATAACTGCGCATGCATGAATTTACATATCACAGACTACATCCAACTCCTGCTCTGAAGTTGAGCCATTTCTTCACCTCGGAAACTGAGACACACATTAGCCGATTGATTGAGAATTCTCTGCTAACAGGTATAGACAAAACAAGAACAACCCTGTCTCCCATAGAAAAGAATTCAAATAAGTCACCAAAAAGAGGGTACGagcatgaaatttgaaaagtagaAGTATTAAATCAAGAAGCGAATGACTTTGATGCAAAAACTTTTAGCTCTCAGAACCAAACAAGTAGTTAACCTCAGGcacaatatataaacataatcTCATCATGTACAGATGTAAGTAGCAACATACCAGCATAAGCAACTGTAACACCTGAAACAAATCGTCCCAAAGCGGATAGCGTGTACAGACAAACCACCACCTGCAGGGATTTACATCATACATTAATTCTCTGGTTAGTTGTTTCCACCCTAGCAATAAATAGGCTACTGATTTCATTCTCTGATGAATATTGGCACAgtacttttaaaagaaaaaaataatatcaacaCACATTAATGTGAAATGAGCCACCTCAGAACCCACAGTGAAATACCCTACTAGTTAATAACTAATTTTGAACTTGAAATCATACAAAATCTATCATCTTAAAATGGATCTCATCTATAAAGTCTATAATTCTAGTCTGGGATACAAATCACCTTTATGGTGAAGAAACTCTGTTGCTTCTTGAAAATAGCTTAAGCTTAATGTGTATGCTTTCGGCTatgtaaaataataacaacaataataataaacatatgGGTGATGCTACACCCGCAGAGGGGAGCTACCAAGAGTGCTCACCAAATGTGCAATTTTTTGCTACATAGAATTATTTTTGCGTACTTTTTGCATACTCCACTGATGTGAATGGCCAaatcagttattttatattaaaaaaaagtgacacagccaatcacattagtggaATGCGCAAAGAATACGCAAAAGTGACTGCACATGGAAGTTTTGAAACATATATGCCTTCTCCATCCATGCCAATTCGCTTAGAACTTGACAAAACCAGGAGTACTAGAAACTGTGGACAAGCTCAATGTTAAGATGGAAACAACTAAAATTAGAAAGTATTACCCTGAAAAATAGCCTCTTGTCATGCCCCGTCGCGGCAACCCTCAAAACAGACTCCGCAGCTCCAACTGTATTAGCTATACACGCAACAATGCCATTAGCAGTGTCCTGAGAAATCTGCCACTCAAGTGGATCCACGGGTACCCTATACAACGATGTTTTGCAACAAATCAGATTGTTAGAACAAGGAAACACGTATTTACGGGTTACCAATAGAGGGCAAATCTGGAGATCCCATGGGAACTAATTTAGTTGCTGCAGAGAATTAGGCTTTTCAAgtaggaaagaagaaaaaagaaagccaAGCAACACATCAGAAAatgaaaaaccctaatttcacTACCATTCAAGAACGAAAACCCAGAACAGAAACCCACAGAGTGAAAACCCTAAATTTCGCTAATAATTCAAGCACATTACCCAAGAACAGGCAACGACTCGAATTATGAACATTCTGAAAACTCTTTAAATGGGGAGAGAAGGAGAGATATGTAAGTCATTACGAGATGTTCAATTGGCGGAAGAGGAGACCGAGAATGGCGAGGGAGCAGAGGAGAACGATGAGGACGTCGGAGACCAAAGAGAGAAGGCTGGCCTTCCTATATGCGCAGTGGTAGTACACCAAAGTACCGCTGATCAACAGAATCAAAGGCATCCCAAGTTGGCTTCTCCTCCCTTGTCTACTGCTCCCCTTGCTTTCGTTGTTGTTCTTACAATCATTGCTATCCATTCCCCACAATTGAAGCCCTCGCGATTCACTCCTTCATCAATCAACCTTTTCTGTCGCAGCCTCGCTCGCTCTTCCTTCATTTCTTTGAGCATTCTTTCGTTCAATAAATGGCAGCATACCACGAGACACCTGTAGAATAATCGACTTTATCTTTCCTATTAGTTAGGTCGATTGGTAGACTCATCATCTAAATCTATacactatataattttttttttatttttttacttttttcttacGAAATATGTGATCTATGAACGATATagatgaaaatcatgaaatcaattaatttatgaaaaatataacaacaaaaatttaaagaaaaagaaaaaatagaaataagtgtagtatgtattatataaaaatgatgaatagcaaaATTAGAAAGTCGAAActgaggaaaaggaaaaaaaaaaaacccaaagtaaatatgaattttgttatcagcttgtttgaaaaaatttctattattattattattttttttaaccatcATTGTTGTTTTGGATGGTAATTAAAACCCATGATCCACTTCTATTTTacaaatctataaaaaataaaagcgtaattttataatattaaaattatatttaatagagtgacattgaaaataaattgtaaaaaaattgcaagtaataataatagttGATGAAATATACACATCAAATGTttgacataaaataataaatcttagcccgcaattctttttattttttttatttcctaagaaagcttcattttttcttattcCCACACACAAGACATACTTGAGACCAGCAAAGGATACATAAAAATCTTTAGACATTTTAAAACGAATGAGGTAaagtaaaagataaatatttaatcCAGGAATATATGGCAAATCTCATAAACTAATGTAAGCGATATATCACAAACTGACGTAAATTAATGCAGTAAGTtatattgtaaaactatttttattatgaaatagaCGTAACATACCATATaaagtcatattaatttgtgagtttatttttatgagatctctCTATAGCTATAGCActtctcaaatctcaaatctATCACATTAACTTgtaaattttacttttgtgaaCCAACTAGCATtgtcaaaataaaatgcatgcacGAACCAAATGTCCGTATGGTCAAGCAAGTAGATATTAACAGAAACTCATGAACTGAGACAAATACTACATGCACAAGAATGATCATTGAACATAATTTCCCAGCAATAAGATTGCTTTGAACAATGATCATTGCTCATTTTCTATATACATTGACAACACAAGCATACCATTTGATTATACGAAGTTACATAAAATATACTTTAGCTACGCCTAACAGGCAGCCATCCGTCGCAGATGCAATAAAGGAATTTACATTTGCAAAGAATGGAATGTGTTTGTCCATCTCTAACTTTTTTACAAGCAGAGTCGTTCTTGCTGCAGCCAGCTTCCTGCATTTCACTTAAGACGACCTGCTGTCCCATGCAGAGTACCTTATTCTCCTTCCAAGGATTGGATTTCTGCAcgttagaaataaaaaatggttTTAGGCATTTACTCTTCGCAAGAATTTCAATTTCCCACATGTACATGCAACAGATGTTTCTTCATGTCAGGGCCATTGGACCTTCTgctctaaattttaaataagcATTTGGGTAAATCTATCGTTAGGCGCCTACAAGCAAATGTGTATAAATACTGCCAAGCTAACCTTTACTATAGATAAAAtggagacaagaaaatcatggctTTCAAGTATGTGCACTTACTAAAGACGGAAAACTGACGCACCTTCACCAGATAGCTGTTCAAATCGAGCAATTATGTGTTTCCCATAGGTGAATTTCTTCAAAGCATGAAGATGAAGTCTTATATGATTTAGTAATATTTCGCGTTGTTTATCACTGCTTGTTTCGAGAATCTTCTGGACCACGTAATTTGCAAATTGGTCCTTCATCATTGTCTAGTACATAGGAGTCAAACAAGAACCAATCAGTAAGCATAAAGTAAGTTCCAAGCTGAATTATACTGCACTCAATGTTAATTATTCCCAAAGACTAGCCAACTGCAAAATGACAGAGTGGAATCCTGAATGCTCTTCTCATCTCGATATTGGAATGTCTCTATTTGACCTCACAACAAGCTCAGTGACAGGAGAATATATGCACATCAAAGAGTTAacaagatcaacaaagagacaaGGGTTTCAAATAATCAGAATTAATATCCAGACTATCAGAAAATTAAATATCCAGCTCACAttttaacaggaaaaaaaaatctcaacagtTAAAACCACACAGTAAGTTAGGTACTGAACACAATTGGGAAGGTGCAAGGAGTAGAAGTCAAAAACCATACTTTGGTGTCAAACACTTAACATCCTGTCTATCAGAGATTCAAATAATGTAGAATTGGTTAACAGGGGAGAGAAAAGATTCTTTTGAAAACTGTTGGGTGCTCATTGTATATCGATGGGTGACATAATAGCATCAGAATAGTAGGAAAACTCGTTACTCATCAGTCTTGTAAAATTATGCAATGGTTTTGAATGGCTTGTCCCAGTTTCCCAGGCATTCTTATAACAGTTCTATTAACATGTTTAAGTAAACGcataatttaagatatattcATAGGCCAATTCTGACAGAAACAGTTATTGGTTGCCTGGCTTGGATATGCTGACCTTAGTGGGTTACACCGATCAATCAGTCGAGCCAACGTACAGGGTAAAATCATCAGGACGGCATGTTATAATTATGTACAGGATGTCACTGATAATATGAATTATATGAGCTTCATGTATGGTTTCAAGttaaagaagagaagaaaaaaacttcTCACCAATAAATTATCATTGTCCTCAGATTGCCCAATAATCTCTCCGATCAAGAGCTCCCGTTCAGTAGTGTCCCCATGCTCCAAACATTTCTCAATGACGTTTGAAGCATATTTATGAAAGCTCATGTGGACAACTGCCCCAGTGAAGCTTTTGATTATTTGACTTCTTGCATGGGGCCTTCCCATCTTCAAAACATGCTGCAAGACATTATATCCGTCTTAATATTCAATTGAACAAGAACAGTCAAGCATCAACTCTGCGAACaaactaaaaatgaaaacatagagagagagatgggtaaGGCCCCAATGTTTACCTATTATTAATTAGAGACCAACAAATCAGTTTAACCTGAAAGCATCTAAAATTACAGCATGACTAACCCCTTTTAATGCACCAATCAAAAGTTCTTATCTTTGCTCTTTTTCTATAATTACAAACCGCTTCTTACAGCCTCTCTTTACAACACATCTTCAAACATGCCATATCAAGAATATTTCCAAAAAGTCCTTGCCATCCTTTTCACCAAATAACGGATGCAAATGAACAAAATGCTAAAAATgatacaaatttaattaacaaaaTTGCTTTCACCTTCGCCTGTGCCACTACCTTTATGACAGATAATACTACCACTGAATGCTTTGGAAagcaaacaaaaccaacctgCGTGACATAATTGCCATACTGATCTTGAGCAAGAACATAAGCAGACTCCAAGATTTCGTCCACTATGCATTGAATCTGCAGCTCATCTGAACAATGCTCCAGAATTCTCTAtcacaaatcaaaacaaaaaaaaatcaataccaAGCCACGACAAAGTATTAGTAGAGCATTTCCATCAAACTATCAGTGAGCAGATTACCTGAATGACACGACAACCATAGGGATGAGTAGAAAGCGTGGCAACTTGACCTTGAAAAGCTGAgataataaattcaattttctctGTAGGGACACTTTCTATACATTTTTGGATAACATGATTTCCATTCTGATCATGTACACATCTCATAACGTGTCCATCAAGCTCACGCACAAGTCGTATTTTGTGATCAGGCTCAATAACTTCAAGGACCTAAAATACAAATTTAGCACAGATCAACAGCCAAAGAAACTCATGAGGTGGATTGCACAGCTTAAGACTGCAACGGTTAAGGTCCTGACAAGGCCATTAACGAGCCAAATGCTATGTCAAATGGGGACAACAGGCAGATTTAAAATACCTAGCTGGAAAAGACCATCCCCTATACCAATGTTTTAAGTATGTAGTGCCACTAAGAAATGCGAAGAgcgtgatattattttaaactccCCAATGAGAAAACAATGGCTTCTTTAAGCTATCAAAGATATAGTAGAAGGGAAATATTATAAAGGTGAACCATCATCAGGCCACGATTTCAACGAAACATGATTCTCTTCCCAGCAAAGAAACATCAAACGAACTCATTGTCAAGCAAATACctatttccaaaataaaaaataaaagaaatttcccTTTTCCGTTCAGGTTACATTGTTCACAAAACCAACAGAAATTGTACTTCCCCGCCAACATATCTCATCACCTAAATCCCTGGAAAATGAAGGTTAGACTGAGGAGGTGTGAGGCTGAAGAAAGGAACTCTAAAAGTTtccttcataaaataaatagagacTATTATTCGAGGGtgtaaatattcttattcaacaAACGCCACCCAGCATGTGAATTTACTGGTGAACCTAAGGAAGAAGGAGAAGTTAAAGAAGCTTCATTGGTGCAATATTGAAATCTACTCTCGTTAAGGATCACACATTTTATGTTCATCCCCAAGCTtgaagcaaattttttttttttgagttaagGAGGGGaaaggggagggggggggggggtgtggagATCCGCAAGCATATTGGCAGCCATTCGTGTGCACTATAATCTTAAATTACTTCATACAACCTTTTGTTATCATAGACGTAAACCAGAGCCCAAACCCACAATAAATTGTTCGTCTGAGTGTATTTGTTTTTCTCCGCTTCAATTTCTATTCGACATTGAAACCTAGTTTTGGGCCTTGACACAAACAGAGATAATACTACTCATGGATGGAGTAATGCAtacattgtttttctttttcttccttttaataGGTTGAAAAACATgagattaattttctttttctaacgaTAATGCAAATGCTCAAGATATATTTTCATCAAGCAGCATATTTGGAGGAATTATAAGCTGCACATCTATCAGAAGAGTCTAGCATACCTTCTGGATTACACGACAACCATACATCTGCAAACTTAAAGTCAACATATGTCCAACAAGTTGATCTGCAAGTTCCTTTCTCTGCTCGAGACTTCCATATTCAAGAAACTGTATAATATCAACAGGATTCCCATGATCAAGCAAGCCATTCAGAAAGTTAACATGCCCAGCAAGATATTAGATCACAAATATCCAATGTAATGCACATTAGTTTTGAAAGCATACCCTTTGAATGACATAATTGCCAAAAACATCTATCATTAATATTGAAGCATGTGGAAGAACTTCTTTGAAAACAGATGCCCTGTCTTCAACACTGCAATGTTCCAGGTTTTGCTGAATAAATCGACTCCCATGTTGATCAACACTGAATTAAACACGAatccaaaattattatttgaaatcaCATCTTGTAGATGACAGGAACGAAAAGAGCAACAAAAAGGCAAAATTTAGCTTAGAGCCTTGCCTGAATTCAAAAATATGCCCTGCAATAGCAGAGAGTTCAAACTTTCGAACATTGCTGGATTTCAGTTCTTCAAGAAGAGAGTGCCCTTTGGGCTCAACAAAGCTGTTGAGTCTTCTCTGCCCTTGCCTCTCTGAATATTGTCCAGAATTTCTGATAGAACTTCGAGGTAACCTCATCTCACTATGCTGACCAAGATGACTCATTCCACCAACCGGAGATGATGGATGTAATGAACTAGGAATTGGTGATGCAGGAAATTTCGCCATGACATCCAAGTTAGGAGAAGTTGGAAAATAACGACCACTAGCATTTCCCACTTCTCTTGGACCTGGAATGCTCAGATTTGTCTGAGGTTGAAATTTCTGATAGCTCATATAAGAGGCCACAGTTGACAAATGGTTATCCTGGCTCCCAACAATACCTGTTGATGCCAACTGAGAATGGAATGCAGTGCCATATGCATTATCAAAATAATGTGGATAATAAAGCATATGATGAGGATCCACAAAAGAAGGTTGAAGCATTAATCCATGCCGCCCATAAAACTTCCCTAGATTTTGCACATCACCTCCAAGTGGGATGCATTCCCCTATTAAAGCACCAGCAGTTTGACCACTAAAACTTGGAGCAGAAGCAGGATCAAATGGCAGAGGCATCACACCATGAGAGGGGTATGCAGCCATATATGGGGGAAGAGGCACTGAACTCAGAGTATACCCCCCAACACCGTATTGAGAAGAAAACAGCCCTGATGGATAAAAATTAGGGTAATATGGATGTCCTGACATTACTGTTGCATATAAGGGAGGAACAAGTCCATGAGAATGCAATGAAGACTGTATGTCAACAGAAGAAAAATTAGGATCATGGGGAGCTTTTTCAGTGGCACCATGAGAATTACTCATTCCTTCAGAATGAACTTGGGCTTCGATTCCCTGAACTTGATGTGGAATACCCCCTTGAGCAGAGGGATGCTGTTGTGCCATATTCCGATGCTCTTCTTGTTTCTTCCTGTCACTCTCTGCATTAGATGCTATAGTTTTGGTCTCCATTTTGGAGATGTCTGACCTGAGGGTACCACCACTAAATGGTACGTCATCCTTTAAACTGGAATTTTTATTGCTTGATTCATTGTATTCTGACATTAGTGGGCTCCTACTCGCATCAGGACACCTTGAGCTTGTAAAAGAGGTCATTGAAGGATTACTATTTACTGTCACTCCAACAACACGTGCATCCAGAGCACAAGCCTCTGAACAAATGTCAGTAGAGCCTGAGTTTGATTCCAGGAGCTTGGAAGCATCAATAGAAGAAACATTTGCTGAAATTGCATGGACATCAGAATCAAACGATCCCTCTGTTGTTGCATGGCCAGATGAACGAGACTGATTATAAACTGGAGAAGGTGTACGGGGGAAGTCTTCCTACAAATCCACCAACAAAATGAAACAGAACGTGAAAGGA
Above is a genomic segment from Juglans microcarpa x Juglans regia isolate MS1-56 chromosome 1D, Jm3101_v1.0, whole genome shotgun sequence containing:
- the LOC121257477 gene encoding pumilio homolog 5-like — its product is MATESVMGMVESSRVRKWTSSKDAAAFGFPLQNMAAEQLGVLLEGQRVLGDQLSIVPNRSGSAPPSMEGSLASIKYLLMQHNSHANSSLANLSGVPEEQLKFDPAYSAYSSSKIKLNPRIPPPLISQENQCLVHQMGFSGNNARLISVDDSCNRPLHLSQGSLSPHMEESEDDPSPRPASNNLAESSTAFMPGQNSVSLRSHHKSLVDLIQEDFPRTPSPVYNQSRSSGHATTEGSFDSDVHAISANVSSIDASKLLESNSGSTDICSEACALDARVVGVTVNSNPSMTSFTSSRCPDASRSPLMSEYNESSNKNSSLKDDVPFSGGTLRSDISKMETKTIASNAESDRKKQEEHRNMAQQHPSAQGGIPHQVQGIEAQVHSEGMSNSHGATEKAPHDPNFSSVDIQSSLHSHGLVPPLYATVMSGHPYYPNFYPSGLFSSQYGVGGYTLSSVPLPPYMAAYPSHGVMPLPFDPASAPSFSGQTAGALIGECIPLGGDVQNLGKFYGRHGLMLQPSFVDPHHMLYYPHYFDNAYGTAFHSQLASTGIVGSQDNHLSTVASYMSYQKFQPQTNLSIPGPREVGNASGRYFPTSPNLDVMAKFPASPIPSSLHPSSPVGGMSHLGQHSEMRLPRSSIRNSGQYSERQGQRRLNSFVEPKGHSLLEELKSSNVRKFELSAIAGHIFEFSVDQHGSRFIQQNLEHCSVEDRASVFKEVLPHASILMIDVFGNYVIQRFLEYGSLEQRKELADQLVGHMLTLSLQMYGCRVIQKVLEVIEPDHKIRLVRELDGHVMRCVHDQNGNHVIQKCIESVPTEKIEFIISAFQGQVATLSTHPYGCRVIQRILEHCSDELQIQCIVDEILESAYVLAQDQYGNYVTQHVLKMGRPHARSQIIKSFTGAVVHMSFHKYASNVIEKCLEHGDTTERELLIGEIIGQSEDNDNLLTMMKDQFANYVVQKILETSSDKQREILLNHIRLHLHALKKFTYGKHIIARFEQLSGEEIQSLEGE
- the LOC121257527 gene encoding reticulon-like protein B22, encoding MDSNDCKNNNESKGSSRQGRRSQLGMPLILLISGTLVYYHCAYRKASLLSLVSDVLIVLLCSLAILGLLFRQLNISVPVDPLEWQISQDTANGIVACIANTVGAAESVLRVAATGHDKRLFFRVVVCLYTLSALGRFVSGVTVAYAGLFLFCLYLLAENSQSIG